In Mustela lutreola isolate mMusLut2 chromosome 1, mMusLut2.pri, whole genome shotgun sequence, one genomic interval encodes:
- the KIAA0232 gene encoding uncharacterized protein KIAA0232 homolog isoform X2, translating into MRPVCTVAVDGLPSESSSSSYPGPVSVSEMSLLHALGPVQTWLGQELEKCGIDAMIYTRYVLSLLLHDSYDYDLQEQENDIFLGWERGAYKKWGKSKKKCSDLTLEEMKKQAAVQCLRSASDESSGIETLVEELCSRLKDLQSKQEEKIHKKLEGSPSPEAELSPTAKDQVEMYYEAFPPLSEKPVCLQEIMTVWNKSKVCSYSSPSSSSTAPAASTDTSSPKDCNSEGEVSKERSNEAPSTVHTKIQSRSKSEKENKFSNGTMEEKPALYKKQIRHKPEGKIRPRSWSSGSSEAGSSSSGHQGELKASVKCVKVRHKTREIRNKKGRNGPSRLSLKTGDKAERGVHAVGSGGGGAPIKPLCRRGKRPLKDLGRRDAGSAEGRDLSLESRNDREYKEEPLWYTEPIAEYFVPLSRKSKLETTYRNRQDTSDLTSEAVEELSESVHGLCISNNNIHKTYLAAGTFIDGHFVEMPAVINEDIDLTGTSFCSLPEDNKYLDDIHLSELTHFYEVDIDQSMLDPGASETMQGESRILNMIRQKSKEKTDFEAECCIVLDGMELQGERAIWTDSTSTVGAEGFFLQDLGNLAQFWECCSSSSGDADGESFGGDSPVRLSPILDSTALSPHLLAGNQELFSDINEGSGINSCFSVFEVQCSNSVLPFSFETLNLGNENTDSSANMLGKTQSRLLIWTKNSAFEENEHCSNLSTRTCSPWSHSEETRSDNETLNIQFEESTQFNAEDINYVVPRVSSNYVDEELLDFLQDETCQQNSRTLGEIPTLVFKKKSKLESVCGIQLEQKTEHKTVETARGGGESGPRGGGYSSGVIKDIWTKMADGGSAAPVDIDRVDEELFPADVGNYCCCLDAEAEAESLREPHKAVQRSEYRLWEGQKESLEKRAFVSGALSKVDGGDYTTPSKPWDVAPDKENTFILGGVYGELKTFSSDGEWAVVPPSHTKGSLLQCAASDVVTIAGTDVFMTPGNSFAPGHRQLWKPFVSFEQSDQPRSGENGLNKGFSFIFHEDLLGACGNFQVEDPGLEYSFSSFDLSNPFSQVLHVECSFEPEGIASFSPSFKPKSILCSDSDSEVFHPRICGVDRTQYRAIRISPRTHFRPISASELSPGGGSESEFESEKDEANIPIPSQVDTFEDPQADLQPLEEDAEKEGHYYGKSELESGKFLPRLKKSGMEKSAQTSLDSQEESAGILPVGKQDQCLECSMNESLEIALESSEANCKIMAQCEEEINNFCSCKAGCQFPAYEDNPVSSGQLEEFPVLNTDVQGMNRSQEKQTWWEKALYSPLFPASECEDCYTNAKGENGIEECPDGKDIPSNEERLLDFNRVSSVYEARCAGERGAGAKPSGFRRKIYSSASSGSDGSGSEGGGEWVDPGEEELFSRTHL; encoded by the exons GAGAATGACATCTTCCTGGGCTGGGAAAGAGGAGCTTACAAGAAATGGGGAAAGAGTAAGAAAAAGTGCTCAGACCTGActctagaagaaatgaaaaaacaggcTGCTGTCCAGTGTCTTCGCTCTGCTTCTGACGAA AGCTCTGGCATTGAGACTTTAGTGGAGGAGCTCTGCTCCAGACTGAAGGACCTTCAGAGCAAGCAAG AAGAGAAGATTCACAAAAAGTTAGAGGGGTCTCCCTCTCCAGAGGCAGAATTATCCCCTACAGCAAAGGATCAAGTGGAAAT GTACTATGAAGCATTTCCACCACTGTCTGAGAAACCAGTTTGCCTGCAGGAAATCATGACTGTGTGGAACAAGTCTAAAGTCTGTTCTTACTCTAGCCCTTCTTCATCATCCACAGCCCCAGCAGCTAGCACAGACACATCCTCCCCCAAGGACTGCAACAGTGAAGGTGAAGTCAGCAAGGAAAGAAGCAACGAAGCACCCAGCACTGTACACACGAAAATCCAGAGCAGAAGTAAAAGTGAGAAGGAGAACAAATTCAGTAATGGCACAATGGAAGAAAAGCCTGCTTTGTACAAAAAGCAGATCCGACATAAACCTGAAGGAAAGATTCGCCCTCGCTCTTGGTCTTCTGGCTCGAGTGAAGCAGGTTCAAGTTCAAGTGGTCATCAGGGAGAACTAAAAGCATCCGTGAAGTGTGTGAAAGTCAGACACAAGACCCGAGAGATTCGCAACAAGAAAGGGCGGAACGGGCCAAGCAGGCTCTCGCTGAAGACTGGCGACAAGGCTGAGAGGGGAGTGCATGCGGTGGGGAGCGGTGGCGGGGGGGCCCCCATCAAGCCGCTGTGCCGGCGCGGGAAGAGGCCCTTAAAGGACCTGGGGAGAAGAGACGCTGGCAGCGCGGAGGGAAGAGATCTGTCCCTGGAGAGCAGAAACGACAGAGAATATAAAGAGGAACCACTGTGGTACACTGAACCGATTGCTGAGTATTTCGTTCCTTTGAGCAGAAAAAGTAAACTGGAGACCACGTACCGAAACCGACAGGATACGAGTGATCTGACGTCAGAGGCGGTGGAAGAGTTGTCAGAATCTGTGCACGGTCTTTGTATCAGCAACAATAATATTCATAAAACATACCTCGCAGCAGGTACTTTCATTGATGGTCATTTTGTAGAAATGCCTGCGGTTATCAATGAGGATATTGACCTCACTGGGACCTCGTTCTGTTCTCTCCCAGAGGACAACAAGTATCTGGATGATATTCATCTATCAGAATTAACACACTTCTATGAAGTGGATATTGATCAATCCATGTTGGATCCTGGTGCCTCAGAAACAATGCAAGGAGAAAGTCGGATTTTGAATATGATTCgacaaaaaagcaaagagaaaacgGATTTTGAGGCAGAATGTTGCATAGTGTTAGATGGAATGGAGTTGCAAGGGGAACGTGCAATATGGACAGATTCCACCAGCACTGTGGGTGCCGAGGGGTTCTTTCTGCAAGACCTGGGCAACCTGGCTCAGTTTTGGGAGTGCTGTTCATCCAGCTCGGGCGATGCCGACGGAGAGAGTTTCGGCGGAGACTCTCCAGTTAGACTCTCTCCGATCTTGGACAGCACAGCACTCAGTCCACATTTGCTTGCTGGCAATCAGGAGCTCTTTTCAGATATTAATGAAGGATCTGGCATAAACTCATGTTTTTCAGTGTTTGAAGTGCAATGCAGTAATTCTGTTCTACCATTTTCGTTTGAAACTCTCAACTTGGGAAATGAAAATACGGATTCTAGTGCTAATATGCTTGGGAAAACCCAGTCTAGATTGCTAATATGGACCAAAAATAGTGCctttgaagaaaatgaacactGTTCTAATCTTTCAACAAGAACTTGTAGCCCATGGTCCCATTCAGAAGAAACACGTTCAGACAACGAGACATTAAATATTCAGTTTGAAGAGTCCACTCAGTTTAATGCAGAAGATATTAATTATGTAGTTCCTAGAGTCTCGTCAAATTATGTAGATGAAGAACTTCTAGATTTTTTGCAAGATGAAACTTGCCAGCAAAACAGTAGAACATTAGGAGAAATTCCTACcttagttttcaaaaaaaaatcgaAACTAGAATCTGTCTGTGGTATTCAGCTCGAACAAAAGACAGAACACAAAACCGTGGAAACTGCCCGAGGGGGTGGCGAGAGTGGTCCACGTGGCGGCGGCTACAGCTCAGGGGTTATTAAAGACATTTGGACAAAGATGGCAGACGGGGGATCTGCCGCGCCGGTGGACATAGATAGAGTTGACGAGGAGTTGTTCCCAGCAGACGTCGGTAACTACTGCTGCTGCCTGGATGCCGAGGCTGAGGCCGAGAGCCTGCGGGAGCCCCACAAGGCCGTGCAGAGGTCCGAGTATCGTctgtgggagggacagaaggagagtcTGGAGAAGAGAGCGTTCGTTTCCGGGGCGCTCTCGAAGGTGGACGGGGGCGACTACACTACACCCTCTAAACCCTGGGATGTGGCCCCAGACAAAGAGAACACGTTCATTCTCGGTGGAGTTTACGGAGAGCTCAAGACCTTCAGCAGCGACGGGGAGTGGGCGGTCGTGCCGCCCAGTCACACCAAGGGAAGCCTGTTACAGTGTGCGGCTTCCGACGTCGTGACCATAGCTGGTACGGACGTCTTCATGACCCCAGGAAACAGCTTTGCTCCCGGTCACAGGCAGCTGTGGAAGCCCTTCGTGTCATTCGAACAGAGTGATCAGCCGAGGAGTGGGGAAAATGGATTAAATAAgggattttcttttatcttccatGAAGACTTACTAGGAGCTTGTGGTAACTTTCAGGTTGAGGATCCTGGGCTGGAATATTCCTTCTCGTCCTTTGACTTAAGCAATCCATTCTCGCAAGTTCTTCATGTGGAGTGTTCGTTTGAACCCGAGGGGATTGCCTCTTTCAGCCCTAGTTTCAAACCGAAGTCAATCCTCTGCTCTGATTCAGACAGCGAAGTTTTTCACCCCAGGATCTGTGGCGTCGACAGAACACAGTACCGGGCGATTCGGATCTCTCCTCGGACTCACTTCCGCCCTATTTCTGCATCCGAGCTGTCCCCGGGAGGAGGAAGTGAGTCAGAATTTGAATCTGAGAAAGATGAAGCAAATATTCCCATTCCTTCTCAGGTTGATACATTTGAAGACCCACAGGCAGATCTCCAACCACTGGAAGAAGATGCCGAGAAAGAAGGCCATTACTATGGAAAATCAGAGCTGGAGTCTGGAAAATTCCTCCCCAGGTTAAAAAAATCTGGCATGGAAAAGAGTGCTCAGACATCACTGGATTCTCAGGAGGAATCAGCTGGGATTCTGCCAGTGGGGAAGCAGGATCAATGTTTGGAATGTAGCATGAATGAATCTCTGGAAATTGCTTTAGAAAGTTCAGAAGCTAATTGTAAAATAATGGCACAATGTGaggaagaaattaataatttttgcAGTTGCAAAGCAGGTTGTCAGTTTCCTGCTTACGAAGATAATCCGGTTTCTTCGGGACAGCTGGAAGAG TTTCCCGTATTGAACACTGATGTTCAAGGAATGAATAGGAGTCAAGAAAAGCAAACCTGGTGGGAAAAAGCCTTGTactctcctctctttcctgcGTCAGAGTGTGAAG ACTGTTATACAAATGCCAAGGGAGAGAATGGTATAGAAGAGTGTCCAGATGGTAAAGACATACCCAGTAACGAAGAGCGTCTGTTAGATTTTAATAGG
- the KIAA0232 gene encoding uncharacterized protein KIAA0232 homolog isoform X1, whose translation MRPVCTVAVDGLPSESSSSSYPGPVSVSEMSLLHALGPVQTWLGQELEKCGIDAMIYTRYVLSLLLHDSYDYDLQEQENDIFLGWERGAYKKWGKSKKKCSDLTLEEMKKQAAVQCLRSASDEVLSGVMEPGRTPGTQDESSGIETLVEELCSRLKDLQSKQEEKIHKKLEGSPSPEAELSPTAKDQVEMYYEAFPPLSEKPVCLQEIMTVWNKSKVCSYSSPSSSSTAPAASTDTSSPKDCNSEGEVSKERSNEAPSTVHTKIQSRSKSEKENKFSNGTMEEKPALYKKQIRHKPEGKIRPRSWSSGSSEAGSSSSGHQGELKASVKCVKVRHKTREIRNKKGRNGPSRLSLKTGDKAERGVHAVGSGGGGAPIKPLCRRGKRPLKDLGRRDAGSAEGRDLSLESRNDREYKEEPLWYTEPIAEYFVPLSRKSKLETTYRNRQDTSDLTSEAVEELSESVHGLCISNNNIHKTYLAAGTFIDGHFVEMPAVINEDIDLTGTSFCSLPEDNKYLDDIHLSELTHFYEVDIDQSMLDPGASETMQGESRILNMIRQKSKEKTDFEAECCIVLDGMELQGERAIWTDSTSTVGAEGFFLQDLGNLAQFWECCSSSSGDADGESFGGDSPVRLSPILDSTALSPHLLAGNQELFSDINEGSGINSCFSVFEVQCSNSVLPFSFETLNLGNENTDSSANMLGKTQSRLLIWTKNSAFEENEHCSNLSTRTCSPWSHSEETRSDNETLNIQFEESTQFNAEDINYVVPRVSSNYVDEELLDFLQDETCQQNSRTLGEIPTLVFKKKSKLESVCGIQLEQKTEHKTVETARGGGESGPRGGGYSSGVIKDIWTKMADGGSAAPVDIDRVDEELFPADVGNYCCCLDAEAEAESLREPHKAVQRSEYRLWEGQKESLEKRAFVSGALSKVDGGDYTTPSKPWDVAPDKENTFILGGVYGELKTFSSDGEWAVVPPSHTKGSLLQCAASDVVTIAGTDVFMTPGNSFAPGHRQLWKPFVSFEQSDQPRSGENGLNKGFSFIFHEDLLGACGNFQVEDPGLEYSFSSFDLSNPFSQVLHVECSFEPEGIASFSPSFKPKSILCSDSDSEVFHPRICGVDRTQYRAIRISPRTHFRPISASELSPGGGSESEFESEKDEANIPIPSQVDTFEDPQADLQPLEEDAEKEGHYYGKSELESGKFLPRLKKSGMEKSAQTSLDSQEESAGILPVGKQDQCLECSMNESLEIALESSEANCKIMAQCEEEINNFCSCKAGCQFPAYEDNPVSSGQLEEFPVLNTDVQGMNRSQEKQTWWEKALYSPLFPASECEDCYTNAKGENGIEECPDGKDIPSNEERLLDFNRVSSVYEARCAGERGAGAKPSGFRRKIYSSASSGSDGSGSEGGGEWVDPGEEELFSRTHL comes from the exons GAGAATGACATCTTCCTGGGCTGGGAAAGAGGAGCTTACAAGAAATGGGGAAAGAGTAAGAAAAAGTGCTCAGACCTGActctagaagaaatgaaaaaacaggcTGCTGTCCAGTGTCTTCGCTCTGCTTCTGACGAA GTACTTTCTGGAGTGATGGAACCAGGCAGGACACCAGGCACCCAAGATGAG AGCTCTGGCATTGAGACTTTAGTGGAGGAGCTCTGCTCCAGACTGAAGGACCTTCAGAGCAAGCAAG AAGAGAAGATTCACAAAAAGTTAGAGGGGTCTCCCTCTCCAGAGGCAGAATTATCCCCTACAGCAAAGGATCAAGTGGAAAT GTACTATGAAGCATTTCCACCACTGTCTGAGAAACCAGTTTGCCTGCAGGAAATCATGACTGTGTGGAACAAGTCTAAAGTCTGTTCTTACTCTAGCCCTTCTTCATCATCCACAGCCCCAGCAGCTAGCACAGACACATCCTCCCCCAAGGACTGCAACAGTGAAGGTGAAGTCAGCAAGGAAAGAAGCAACGAAGCACCCAGCACTGTACACACGAAAATCCAGAGCAGAAGTAAAAGTGAGAAGGAGAACAAATTCAGTAATGGCACAATGGAAGAAAAGCCTGCTTTGTACAAAAAGCAGATCCGACATAAACCTGAAGGAAAGATTCGCCCTCGCTCTTGGTCTTCTGGCTCGAGTGAAGCAGGTTCAAGTTCAAGTGGTCATCAGGGAGAACTAAAAGCATCCGTGAAGTGTGTGAAAGTCAGACACAAGACCCGAGAGATTCGCAACAAGAAAGGGCGGAACGGGCCAAGCAGGCTCTCGCTGAAGACTGGCGACAAGGCTGAGAGGGGAGTGCATGCGGTGGGGAGCGGTGGCGGGGGGGCCCCCATCAAGCCGCTGTGCCGGCGCGGGAAGAGGCCCTTAAAGGACCTGGGGAGAAGAGACGCTGGCAGCGCGGAGGGAAGAGATCTGTCCCTGGAGAGCAGAAACGACAGAGAATATAAAGAGGAACCACTGTGGTACACTGAACCGATTGCTGAGTATTTCGTTCCTTTGAGCAGAAAAAGTAAACTGGAGACCACGTACCGAAACCGACAGGATACGAGTGATCTGACGTCAGAGGCGGTGGAAGAGTTGTCAGAATCTGTGCACGGTCTTTGTATCAGCAACAATAATATTCATAAAACATACCTCGCAGCAGGTACTTTCATTGATGGTCATTTTGTAGAAATGCCTGCGGTTATCAATGAGGATATTGACCTCACTGGGACCTCGTTCTGTTCTCTCCCAGAGGACAACAAGTATCTGGATGATATTCATCTATCAGAATTAACACACTTCTATGAAGTGGATATTGATCAATCCATGTTGGATCCTGGTGCCTCAGAAACAATGCAAGGAGAAAGTCGGATTTTGAATATGATTCgacaaaaaagcaaagagaaaacgGATTTTGAGGCAGAATGTTGCATAGTGTTAGATGGAATGGAGTTGCAAGGGGAACGTGCAATATGGACAGATTCCACCAGCACTGTGGGTGCCGAGGGGTTCTTTCTGCAAGACCTGGGCAACCTGGCTCAGTTTTGGGAGTGCTGTTCATCCAGCTCGGGCGATGCCGACGGAGAGAGTTTCGGCGGAGACTCTCCAGTTAGACTCTCTCCGATCTTGGACAGCACAGCACTCAGTCCACATTTGCTTGCTGGCAATCAGGAGCTCTTTTCAGATATTAATGAAGGATCTGGCATAAACTCATGTTTTTCAGTGTTTGAAGTGCAATGCAGTAATTCTGTTCTACCATTTTCGTTTGAAACTCTCAACTTGGGAAATGAAAATACGGATTCTAGTGCTAATATGCTTGGGAAAACCCAGTCTAGATTGCTAATATGGACCAAAAATAGTGCctttgaagaaaatgaacactGTTCTAATCTTTCAACAAGAACTTGTAGCCCATGGTCCCATTCAGAAGAAACACGTTCAGACAACGAGACATTAAATATTCAGTTTGAAGAGTCCACTCAGTTTAATGCAGAAGATATTAATTATGTAGTTCCTAGAGTCTCGTCAAATTATGTAGATGAAGAACTTCTAGATTTTTTGCAAGATGAAACTTGCCAGCAAAACAGTAGAACATTAGGAGAAATTCCTACcttagttttcaaaaaaaaatcgaAACTAGAATCTGTCTGTGGTATTCAGCTCGAACAAAAGACAGAACACAAAACCGTGGAAACTGCCCGAGGGGGTGGCGAGAGTGGTCCACGTGGCGGCGGCTACAGCTCAGGGGTTATTAAAGACATTTGGACAAAGATGGCAGACGGGGGATCTGCCGCGCCGGTGGACATAGATAGAGTTGACGAGGAGTTGTTCCCAGCAGACGTCGGTAACTACTGCTGCTGCCTGGATGCCGAGGCTGAGGCCGAGAGCCTGCGGGAGCCCCACAAGGCCGTGCAGAGGTCCGAGTATCGTctgtgggagggacagaaggagagtcTGGAGAAGAGAGCGTTCGTTTCCGGGGCGCTCTCGAAGGTGGACGGGGGCGACTACACTACACCCTCTAAACCCTGGGATGTGGCCCCAGACAAAGAGAACACGTTCATTCTCGGTGGAGTTTACGGAGAGCTCAAGACCTTCAGCAGCGACGGGGAGTGGGCGGTCGTGCCGCCCAGTCACACCAAGGGAAGCCTGTTACAGTGTGCGGCTTCCGACGTCGTGACCATAGCTGGTACGGACGTCTTCATGACCCCAGGAAACAGCTTTGCTCCCGGTCACAGGCAGCTGTGGAAGCCCTTCGTGTCATTCGAACAGAGTGATCAGCCGAGGAGTGGGGAAAATGGATTAAATAAgggattttcttttatcttccatGAAGACTTACTAGGAGCTTGTGGTAACTTTCAGGTTGAGGATCCTGGGCTGGAATATTCCTTCTCGTCCTTTGACTTAAGCAATCCATTCTCGCAAGTTCTTCATGTGGAGTGTTCGTTTGAACCCGAGGGGATTGCCTCTTTCAGCCCTAGTTTCAAACCGAAGTCAATCCTCTGCTCTGATTCAGACAGCGAAGTTTTTCACCCCAGGATCTGTGGCGTCGACAGAACACAGTACCGGGCGATTCGGATCTCTCCTCGGACTCACTTCCGCCCTATTTCTGCATCCGAGCTGTCCCCGGGAGGAGGAAGTGAGTCAGAATTTGAATCTGAGAAAGATGAAGCAAATATTCCCATTCCTTCTCAGGTTGATACATTTGAAGACCCACAGGCAGATCTCCAACCACTGGAAGAAGATGCCGAGAAAGAAGGCCATTACTATGGAAAATCAGAGCTGGAGTCTGGAAAATTCCTCCCCAGGTTAAAAAAATCTGGCATGGAAAAGAGTGCTCAGACATCACTGGATTCTCAGGAGGAATCAGCTGGGATTCTGCCAGTGGGGAAGCAGGATCAATGTTTGGAATGTAGCATGAATGAATCTCTGGAAATTGCTTTAGAAAGTTCAGAAGCTAATTGTAAAATAATGGCACAATGTGaggaagaaattaataatttttgcAGTTGCAAAGCAGGTTGTCAGTTTCCTGCTTACGAAGATAATCCGGTTTCTTCGGGACAGCTGGAAGAG TTTCCCGTATTGAACACTGATGTTCAAGGAATGAATAGGAGTCAAGAAAAGCAAACCTGGTGGGAAAAAGCCTTGTactctcctctctttcctgcGTCAGAGTGTGAAG ACTGTTATACAAATGCCAAGGGAGAGAATGGTATAGAAGAGTGTCCAGATGGTAAAGACATACCCAGTAACGAAGAGCGTCTGTTAGATTTTAATAGG